The sequence below is a genomic window from Mugil cephalus isolate CIBA_MC_2020 chromosome 14, CIBA_Mcephalus_1.1, whole genome shotgun sequence.
GGTTCTCATAAATGAGAGatgtctgcttttctttgatTAAATTCAATATTCTGTTCCTTTCAACCGTCGGATTTAAAGACGTCACGTTGTGCTCTTGGATGTGATGACTCGCAACGATGAATCAactaacaaagaaaaagaatcagGAATGAAAATAACGGTTAGCTGCCGCCTTAAGATCTCTCCCTGAGTGAATTATATTTAACCAACACCTTTTTTATCTATACACTGCACGTGTGGATGTCAGCGCATACTTACTTATTTCAAGTGAGACCTAATTTGCCCACCTCTCATTCCTCCACAAATAGATAAGAAATGAAGAACGATTGCTAATTAGATaccacacgtgtgtgtgtgtgtgtgtgtgtgtgtttgtacgtgtGTTGCAGCTGGGTTTTCAAAGCTAATCAGGGAATGTGCTGAAGTGGTGGACATGCCCAGACGACATAAGACGCCTACTGAGAGTCACGGAGCGCAACCGAGATAAAGTTAGACGAGTAAAGCGAGGTGGAGAGACGTGCAACGgagattaaaaacaagaaaacggCCACACCTGTCTACTGGAATGGCGTGACCCCTGTGCTGCTAATGAATGGAGAGCTCAAACACAACCAATTAGCGGCAGAGCTTGTTAAAACAGCCACTTAACACATGCTGTGTCAGGATAGATTGGCCTTTCATAGCTTCTTCCTGGGCTATTGATATGGCTGCTGACAAGTGCATTAAATAAAAGGGAGAAATGCTCAGGGCGCAACCGAGCCCCCCTCCTCTATTCTCCACCAATTCGGCGGCCAAATAAATGAGGGCCAGCTGGCTAAACGGTAACCAAAGCGGAAACtccagtgtttttgtctttcaacAGCTTCACGGAGAAGTTAATGAACGAAGCGGGTAAGGAGGAGCGGGGATGGCGCtcgaaaaagaaaaggaaaggaccGGTGAATGAGAGAGCGGCGGGGTTAGAGGACGATGCTGTGAGGCACTGTGGAGCTGCAAATCCACGGGAAGAGAGAAAACGGGAAGCAACAGCTGGAGATGGAAATGAAAGTTGGGCTGATAAGGAAGCAGGTGAatacagagaagagaagagaagagaagagaagagaagagaagagaagagaagagaagagaagagaagagaagagaagagaagagaagagattcGTAGAGATAAGCTAAAGGGGGTGAGCACTATAGGCAAACTAACACAAAGGAGCAGAGTGCTGCAGCAGGACTTGGCAAAGTAAAGTGAGTGTGGAGGCAGCGTCGTGGAGAGATGCCTCGTGGGAGAATGACACAAATCTTATCCCCCGGGGAGTAAAGGAGAGGGGCCAGACAACCCTGCTGATTGACTGGCAGCGTCTCCGTCTGTCATTCACCGTCTACTCACGCTGGCTGGGCTCCCTGCGACGGAGCCAAGGGCAGAAAGCTTGCACTGCACAATGTGAATCACCCCACATAACGCTGCTCTGCGCCACATAAGAGGACACcttttttgaaatatatataaatatatatgtgtgtgttatatatgaGGCTTCCTGTCCTTTTCAATAAGCACCCGTGTTATTCTGGCAAGGCGTCTGAGAGCCGCGTCAAGTGCTTCTGATAAGCAAACAGCATTAAAGGCGCCTCGGTGAAGGTGTTTGAAAGAAACACGCTCGCATGTCAAACCGCCGACAGCTTCTGTTGGTGCAATCACTTGTTCTTGATTCAGGCGTCTTGTCACAGATTTAGATGGTGTTGAGTCacagagaagtaaaaaaaaaaatgaaagtaaaagaaacGGCACAATGTTTCACCCTCCTCTTGTTACGCAAACGTAAATATGTGGATATTAATTACCGCGCGGCCTCTGCTGCTGGATCCAAACATCCTGAATACAGTGGCAGAATGACTCACCAGATTGGCGCTGTCCAAGGTGCTGCCAGAGAGAATGCATCACACTCCTCCTCTACACTGCAGCCCACCAGTGGTATGTGAGAGACTGCTGTATTAGTACTGCACCCTTGTGGTCATTGCATGCATTACTTTGGCATTCATATAGGCCTATATCGCCATCTGGTGGCGACAGGAGTGACTGCAGCAACTCTCGCCCATTATCTTCACAATTGCAACCCACTGATATTGTACTGGAAATGATGAAGGAAGCAAAACAGCGTCTTTAGGCTAAAGATATCAAAGAGTTGAACTTATTGATTTGTAATGTCAGACTTTGTGTTTGAAGTGGGCGTCAGCACAAGTCCAAGCCTATAAAGTGAGAATCAAGTTGACTGTGAGCTTGTCAGCCCTGGATGCAGAGAGTGTAAATGCTACTTACATCTTCATTTATTAAAGATCTACAACACTAAAGAGCGTCAGCAAAAGTGCTTCTGGGATACACCTGCTTCATTATTCATACAGCTTTTAATTCACTGTTCCATACTGATGTCAGCAAACGGAGAGCCTTGTCATGCCACTGCGCACAGTTTAtccatcttctctgtttgtagattaattgtttttttttttccacttagaaaatgtattttccaaTCCAGCTGTCACTGGACGAGAGTCGCCAGTCTattacagggctaacacacagagacaaacatgcatgtgtgtgcaatgtgtgcatttgttttattcagtgtacctaatgttttggcaagtgcgTGTATATGTAGAGCCTACCGCCCcctaaaatatttaacatgtttttattttatttgaagatTGTATATTCCCTAACCTCATCTGCAGCTACAGCCTCGACTGTCGACCTTCAAGGCAACACTACGACTGCTATCTACCACACCACATTTGTCATCTTTGCATTCCTACGCTTTCATTCttccagggaaaaaaaaaaaaaaaaaaaaaaaaaaaacacactttgtaAAGTCACAATGAATGAAAATTGATAATTACAATGAGTGCTCATAGTCATACAAGATGCTAAATCCCGCTTTGAAAACTAAACGGCTGCGCTCCAAAGCGCCGCGGAATGATATGCACCAGCGTAGCCTGTGGGGAGCTGCCGCGCGGAAACACGCGGGCCTCATTCAGACGGGGGGACAATTGATCAAAACAGACTAATTAATGTATGTGTTTTACATATATTCATTTCCGTGTCAAATATTAATGGATATAaacgtatttgtttttcaaatgagcGCCAGGCTATCAAATATTTCAGACACACCTCATTAAAGATACAAAGCCGAGAGCGAGCATGCATTTTTAAAGGGCCACGGCTCACAATGGTGCATCGCGGAGGGCTGGCTGCCGAGCAGTGTGGCCTAGATCAGCTGTGCACACGGATGGGAGCGGCGACGGATCAAGGTCTTGTTGTCGGAGGATCCTTTTTTCTCCTGTATTCTTTAAATCAAACATACATGTAGTCCTTGGGTTCGTGATATGTTGTTAAAAACTATTCGAGGCAGAGAGTCCAGCTCGCATTCACAACTCCTCACCGTGTTTGCGGcaaggtttgatttaatttaaggTACTCCAACACATGCATTATTCAAGGTACAAGCTAGTGAAAATCTTTTTGAACACTAACCCTGGATGTCCTAAGTGTAATCATAGCCCTGCTTTAACAGGACATGTGTTTTGGATGTGCCCCTCTCTTAACAGTTACGGGGAAGACATATTTATTGTACTCTAACGTATTTGCATATGGACCGAAATTCCTCATTTTTTCCACTGCTATATTTAGTGTACCACCCCACTGAATAAGTTGCAAGCAAACGCAGTAGCATCTGCATCTGTGATTGCTCACAGACTTATCCTCTTCAACTGGAGCAGCACCATCTTTTTAACAGCGGGTGAAGGAAGTATTTTCCTTGCCACCGCTGGAGAAGCTTAGATACAGAACAGATAAAAAATAGCGGGAATTTCACTTTAACCTTTTGTAAATTTCATTCAAGGCATCTCCTTCCAGTAGGGTTCTTtattgcttcctttttttttcctctttatcctCATTTTCGTGATGACCCTTGGCATCATATGACCGCTTACAAAAGGTCGACTATTAACCGAACCATCATGCATCagacttattttttcttttctttttttttttccaagataaGACTCTGTAAGTCTAACTCTGTgccccttttctcctttttcccaGGTTGggtttgttctttttgtgttgtttttgctttggaCTAGTTCACGTGTCCTACATTGATGTAGATGCTTATTAGAAAATTGaagaataacatttaaaaagttttcaaaaaacTATACAAGATGAGTTTTGGCTGGGTGAATATAAATGACACACTCTGCATTACCACTAAAACATTGAAGCCTTTAACTGATCTTTCGTAACACCTGTCTTCTCTCAATggtgtacatttttaaacatgtttcatgATCACATCTATGAGACAGTGGTGACCCAAACTAACCTGGTCAGTCTGATCTGCCAGTTTATTACACTGAGGTTGGTAACTATAACAACCTGCCTCGACGAAGGCTATGACGTTAGGTGCCCAATATCCGTAAATACAACATATATCTTGTTTTGTAAGCATGGCAGCAAAACGACTGGGAAGacgtctaaaaataaaatacaattcatCGTAGTTAATGAGGAGCTGCAATTTGATTTAAGGAGTAGGCCTGGAGTCGAGCCACAGACAGACCTTTCTTTCAGGCTGTGTTCAGTCTCGTGTGGAATTATAGTAAACCATCTGTAGCTCCATTGGCAGGCCTCTCGATACACAGACTGAGAATGGAAGTGACCTCAATGTGCGAGCTAGAGGCAGAAGCAAAAGGAAAACCCAGCTCTGTTTAAGTATGTAAAACTGATCTGTGATCAGAAAATGCCTTACAACTACTATGTAGCTATATGGTGCCAAACAGGACAGTGTAACTCTCTTagaggaaatgacagaaagCTGAAAAAGTTGGTTTAATCTGTTGGTGAAGCGGTAATCCTATGATTAAACAACATGCATCGAAGACTTTGGGTCTGGTAATATCTTTtgcttttccttcccttttcgttttgtgttttaatatggGATAAAGGATTagtgcacagtgtgtgtgtcctaaTATGTTGATCAATaaatttcaaatgaatgaaaaacgactggatttcagacaaaaaaagaaaagaaaagaaaagaaaacgccTAATGACAGATGGGTGTAGAAAGGTGAAACATCCGCCACAGTAATCACATTACAATGACAGGATGGCTCTTCCTCGAAGCTCAAACAAAAGATGTGCATTGTACACGTTAGGGAGTGGCACGTCTTAACAACAGCAGACTACACAGTAAACTGACAGTGTACTAAATTAGTGTTCTGATGAGATGTAAAGCCACCCATGTTAGTCACTTTAAGATACATCAGACTACAACCACACAACCAACAAGTTTGTATGTGTTACATTAACACACGTTTCCCCTGTACACTAATGTGTCCTGTTACTAATTCATACTGGGAACATTTGTATATtacctggtgttttttttatctatttatttactttaaatgcaCAATCACTATAGGTCTTTAACtactttttaatatattatttgtatGGTTTGTCTAGGCCTCTGTATGTGCGCATGCGTGGCAACTGATGAATTAAACCGATTTcgtatatttaattatttcacgTAACATAATTAGGTAACCAGAACACTTTGCTATCACAGGTttgaacaaaacacaaaaagacacagactaCACAGCCCTAGCAAACATGGGCCCGGTAACAAACCTGCTTCAGATATTTAGGCGCACACAAGACCAACAGGTGTGAATTAGCAGGTACAGGCTGCTTGTTAAAACAAGCTAGAAAGACGCAAATTCAAAAGACAGGCTGGCACGGCGGcccacaaaccacaacaccgTAAATAAAACTGAGTTAACTTAGCACACTTACTGTTTGTCGACTGAAGTTCTCATGAAGACTCCGTCGCCTCCGATGCTAACTTTTGTAGCGGCGCCGTCAAAGTCCCCCTCGTCTTCCTCGGACTTCACTTTTATTAAAGTTATGTTTCTGATGTCCAACTTCTCGATGTTTGTCTTTCTAATCTCAAGTCGacgtttttttaattaattttccatGTTGGCAACAAAAAACTAGCGCCTGCATCCAAACTACCTCCGCAGGTAGAGTTGCTGCTCCCACCTGGTGGCGAAGTATTTGGAGGGACAAAtgattataaataaagtttaaattgaATTTGTAATTTTGAGATTTAGCgatttgtttttaagtttaattgAAACTAAATGTAAACCAAAATTCCTGACGCTTAAAATAAAAcgaaaacaaactaaaagcaaaCCGTAAAATAACTATTGTAAAACATGGTTTCCAAACAGATCATTCATGCCAGTTCACttcaaaaaagacagaaagtgttaaaaaatgaaagaaataccATTTTTATGAGTTTATGAGGTgggcttatttatttaacacgTCTAGTTTTGGGGTTGGCATCTTTGTAGTCAAGATGGCACCCGGAAGTGACAACAAATATGGCGGCTGCTGTCGTGACCATATCTAATACTAATCTGACTTTCTGTTTTCACGTTTATAACCTTCCTACaatcaaaacatttgaataataTTTGAAAGTGTTGGgctaataattaaaaaaaaaaaatgccatgcCAAATTTgtatttcctttcttcttcttcttcttcttcttcttcttcttcttcttcttcttcttcttcttcttcttctttttcatgaaTGTCAAGCTCGGAGGAGaagcattttcttcttcctgtttgacTGGTGTGGATTTGATGTAATCTCATTAGaatagttgttgttgcttttgagttgttttactggtttttatcatttcattaaCTTGTGAAGCAGTTTACAGTGCAGAAAAGAGACAGACTACATCAATCTTATTCCTTTTAAGATTGTACCTGGTAAATAAACTATAGTGGCATCTAGAttaaaatgttgtctttttaaataaatcactgtctTCCCAGCAGACATTTAGATTGCGATGCAACATCCTCGTTAGCCATGGCAATGGGTCGGCATATGCAAAACTGGGATccttaaactaaataaaatgaggccattattattattaattacacTACACTCTTGTGTCCTGTTCTaaggaacttttttttaaaactgaatatattatacagacacagatacaaGGGATTATGTTGTGCATTCATTTGTTGTTGATAGACTGCATGTGGTCAGATCACAGCAGGAAGATCTCTATACAGACTTTACTTTCCTTGCATCTGTGTGGGTGTCATTCAAGCCTGACCCATTTCGGGAACTTTATGGTGTCCATAGCAACGTACATCGTTCGACCATACAATATACAGTGCGTGTCATTAAATGTCAGACCGAGGTGCATCTTATAGCACATAAAGATATAGTGCTAATAGCAAAGTGGGAACGCTTCAAGAATAACCCCATTAACAGCCCTTATGTGTCATTTCACTTCAGACAGAGTTCAAAAAGTTAGTTCTTATTGTCCTCTTGTGGTTCTAATCGGCCTCAACACCTTTTCTCTCTTCATGTAATCTCAGACCAGCTGTATGATGTAGGAGAGAGGGCAGATGAAGGAGAACTCCTTCTCTAAAGGCAGTTCTTAACGACTCTCAAATGAATTTAGGACTGATCAGACTCTTTTCATGTTGGGAAACAGTCAAAAGTTGAGCCTTAAATAAAAATTCCACAGCTGATTTGAAGGCATAAAGACCCATGGATAATAAAGTGGATACTTTAGGGGAGAAGATACGCGAAGTCTTGTAAGAAGTTATTTTTCCAACAGGTTTTATGGCTTAGATTATTGTCTCACCCGGCAATGACCAAATACTGAGTCACCTACCATCTATCCAAGAAGCTGTTAGCACTTCATTCAGTGGAGGGGTCAGAGCATCCTTTTCATGTTTCCACCAACTTCTTGTTCTCGAGTCCAACATTATCTTGTGCTGTAATACACTACAATGAAGATTTTATACATCTTAACTGGAACGCTGAGCACAAATGTGGATTCAAATCAGAGGCTTTGATCGTTATAGATTTCAGAGTAAATTACATTCATATTATTCAAGGCGTGCTTTGTGGCACTGAAGTGGCAAGACAGGCTAATTTATTTGCGGTTCTGCTGCCTTATGCCGCCGGTGATAACAACCCTCGTACTTCATCCGTGTCAATGCTTAttcagtcaaactttattattaatctAGTGCTTCCTGCCACGGTataattcatttagttttacagcGCTGGCACAGTTGTGCGCCTACCGTCAACATTCCCTGAATTGCTTTTGCCATTACAGGACTTCAACAGCAGAGGGGGAACTTTCCAAATGGGATTCAGGTGGTGGCTGGAGTCGTGATCACCAGCAGAGGTTGTGAGTCATTTCCAAGTACCACGGTGTCCTGTGCCTTCCACGTGGTGCTGAGTCACTCCACTGGGGAAAGGACATGTAGGGCAGCCTTTAACTGACGTGACTAATGAGCACATACTGTCTAGGGATCACGGAGTAAGAGTGTCACCATTTGCAAGGTGTAATAGTTTTCAAAAAGAATAATGGATGGAAATCACTATGAGGACCGGTACAAGAAACACTGCATTTGTCAGAATCAGGGCTTAAATAGGAAGACCATTAAATATATCAAAGCATCTGTTAGGAGAGGCAGGTTTTTAGACATCttgatttgtgtattttctacttcctgccaAAATCagtccaataaaaataaaaaatgtacacgCATAAAAGACACAAGTatgctttttatttcaatttatttatctttaaagAACCAATACGAATCGGGGATGTTCTCAAAATGGGTACATTGATAAAAAACTGACCATTTTCATTCTTCACCTTGTCTTTCAGATTGGATCTCAGGCTCTGTGTACAAGACTGAATATGCATATTTAGGGGTGTCCTACTATTGCCCCCCCTTCGGGAGAGAATGAAAGCAGGAGAAGTACCTGTTGTAGTAGATGATacgttgttgttttatttttccacatctgACACTGCCTGGATGAGGGTTTGAAGTGTacttgtatgtgtatgtgtgtgtgtgaagtgtgtttgtaGGATGCTCAGCAGGGTTTGGTGGGCTTATCTGAGGTGGACTGATTATTGCACTCCAAcaagattaacaaaaaaaaaaaaaaaaagaaagaaaaagagaaaagaaaaaagaaaagacatggCTCTCAAAggattaacaaaataaaaaaaactactggaTAACAAAGTGTCCTTGCCCCTGCCAAACTCATAACTGCCACACATATCATATCTTGTGAATAAATATTGCAGACATATTCAAACTCAGTGACTTTAAGCGAGTGAAGGGTAAAAGGAAAACATTACTGCATCTTCAGGTGAACCTTTGAGTTTTGTGCAAAAAAGACGGACAGCCACAATGTGtgttcaaagtttaaaaatgctttttaaaaaggTACATTATTCTGGCCTGATCATAATATCAATAATAGgtggaaataaaaatctgaatattCTAAACACTTTCCTCTTTTCATCACCatgtttgtgtaaaaataaaaattcacaaAATGCAAATTGTTATCCCATGATTACAACTgaagtaataattaaaaaaaaaaataaaaataaaaggaaaaacaaaaaggatggACTAATTCTGACCCGTGGTTGGACAGTATAACCGGGAGGCGGGCCTTTCTGTGTGCTTTGACCTTCCATTCATTGGTTCGGCTGGTGGATCCCCAGATctggattcattcatttgatcACTCGCTTTCTCTGATCAATTTAACCATGACTCAGTGTTAACAAATCATCACAATAATTACTGATAGCactctcttcatttttttttttttaatctcccgTTGTTGGAAGATTTCCCACTAGATGCGCATAAGAAAAGATGCACTGACAGGTAGCCTACTGCACACAGCAGTTGGGGCCGTTGGTATCCTTGAACCGCAGACGCATTTTGGGTCTGTATTTCTCGAGGTAAAGAAGCTGTTTGGAGTTGAAGGCTCCGCGTCTCTTCCTGTGGAAAggaaagggggtggggggaaaaaaaaggagagtaaattaaaatgatggCATCTACTAAAAGAGAGCAAAGGGCAACAGCAGATTAAAGATGATGCAGATTACTGTagtaattaaaagaaacaatagTTTGCCATTTTTGGAAGCgcactcattcattttctcatgtATGCGAGTTAAACATATGGCTAGTGCCGTTAGCCCAAAACTAAGTCTGGCAACAGGAGAGTTGCTTAAAGGGAACAAAATTAACTTGACGATGAAAACTCACTAATTAACTTAATTGACGATTCTGTACAAATGTTTCACTGGCTTTATGCCTTGGGCTACGTCTTGAGAGGGAGCAGCAACTTCCTGGCCTAAAAGCTAGCCCCAACCACCCACAAAAACGCTGATCTGGAGTCACcttgttgggaactgattatgacCCAGCAAAAACATCTGCCGAGCCATGCTTCTCTaatgaacagaagagtaacaTCTGTCCATTGCTCTGGTTGTAGGATTACCCAACTATTTGCACAGTTTCTTCCCTATGAATTAGTTGAAACACATCCcataaataaaacctaaatgATGTTATTATGATGTGTGGCTACAACCGGCTAGTAACTACCTTGAGTGCCATTCAGATGAAAAGTGAAtaagtatattaaaaaatatatatagatgaaAAACTTTACATGTATATATAGCTGTTCTAGTTATCAAACTTAAAAGAGCAATAACCAATCTCTATTGAAACATCCAAGTATAGGAGGTGAGGACGAGCACTTACTGCCTTATGAACTGCACAGCATCCTCATACTTCATCCCAGACTCAATGAGGGCTAAGGCCACCAAGACTGGAGCTCTGCAAGGTAAAGAAATCCGACGGATCAGTGCAAGTAGGCAGTTAGCTTgaaagagggaaaggagagaACAGTAGATTAAATGCCAAGGTTCACATGGTTCTATAGTAATATGGTGGTGAAGgtgggaggaagggggagggggacgggggggtAAACCTGGGAAACAGGCCTGGGAAATCCACAGGGGTGCACAAGTTCAGCGTTGCCCTGCTGGGGCACTGTGCTCACACCCTGCGATAAGTTACAGTAAGACGGCCTTCTCTTTTCTCAGCAGTGGAGATAgagtgagaaaaaataaatacgtaCAAGAAATATCGAGACCACTTGGCAGGTCAGATCTCTGTGAAGTGCTGACGGCGCATTTCCTTTAGCGactttctctttcacacacacacactactcgAGTGGACAAAAAGAAACGGAAAGAACTGCGTAAAGTGTGGAAAGTGGGGTGAGAATATTTTTATAGAaaggacaaacaacaacaatgattCACATAGCTGCTGCCTCCTACACTTAGCCGGCAGTCTCCGTTAAAACGGATCAGACCGGGAGGCTGTGATAGACTGCCATTAACAAGAGgaagtgaagaagaggagacggaTTCAGAAAATGCCAGTCTAACCAATAGTGGGAATTCTATAACCTCTGGAATGCCACTGCGATGCAAAACGCTCGGAGCCATTGAGAAGCGAATGCCTCGCTGAGCACTTGTGGTCAGCAAAGACAGTTTCACACCAACTCACTCATCATGTGCTTCTGCATTCTTCGTTTTTCACACATATGAGCACGAGCAGTAATTCAGCATCATTCTGTGCGTATGTGCGCATTAAACACGGTTAACAGATGGTATTCAGACGGAACGATCTTCTATTCAACTCAATTAAACCGAcaagtttaaccagctgattatcTCACAGAGCCCTGATGGGCAGGAAGATGGGTCAACTACTCAAGATAATCAGTAAATTACTAGTGCGTACATAAGGTTAAAGCCGGTTGATATAATCAACCTAAGTGGTAATGGAAGGTGGGAATGCTACTTCTTTACATATACTATTGACAACACATATACTGTGTGTGAGCGGACTCTGACCACAATTCTCTGGAGACAAACTGAACCTTGCTTTAAGCAACAGAGCAGCAGCGCCACACTAACCACATAATCCTAACAGGAAGGGGAAACAGGGGATGAGTTAAATGGTCTGAATTACACAAGGGAAAAGCAGAAGCCTTGCTGCCTTTGAATTTGGTCCCAGATAAGCACTTTAACAggaacagatggatggataaaaATTTGAATACAAGTCGCGCACACCTTCCATCCTTCAAACGCTCCAAACTTATCTGCCTTTGCATTTCTGGCATCCAAGCATGTGTTCTATGCCCTCAGCGAAGCCGTGAGGTACAAAGCAGTTAAGTAGGATGTATGCGTGTTAAACAGCTAAACGGTACGCACCGGCCCAGTCCTGCAACACAGTGCACAGCGATGCAGCAGCCAGGTTCCTCTCGAAACTTGGTGTTGAGCAACTTGAGCCAATCGTCCACAATctgggtgggagggggggcgcCATCGTCAAAAGGCCAGTCCTAGAACAGAGAGAGCGTACAATAAAAAGAGTTCATTTTCCATGATTTAAAACACAGCATCACATCTCAATCATTGAC
It includes:
- the ptp4a2b gene encoding protein tyrosine phosphatase type IVA 2, encoding MGRLANMNRPAAVEITYECMRFLITHNPTNATLNKFTEELKKFEVNTLVRVCDATYDKVPVEKEGIQVLDWPFDDGAPPPTQIVDDWLKLLNTKFREEPGCCIAVHCVAGLGRAPVLVALALIESGMKYEDAVQFIRQKRRGAFNSKQLLYLEKYRPKMRLRFKDTNGPNCCVQ